One Vulcanisaeta thermophila DNA segment encodes these proteins:
- a CDS encoding SDR family NAD(P)-dependent oxidoreductase, with protein MKALVTGGAGFIGSHLVDKLLQRGYQVRIIDNLSSGKIENISHVLNKVEFMKGDLKIKDDALKAVVNVDVIFHFAANPEVRVSTTDPEIHFNENVVATFNLLEAMRKKDVKRLVFASSSTVYGEPEEIPVDENAPIKPVSVYGASKAACENLIHAYTKLYGIKAIILRYANVVGPRLRHGIVHDMIIKIKQNNEELEVLGDGTQIRSYVYIDDAIEAILTAHEKTITDFEVYNVANEDWITVDEVVKTILNTLGTERRIIHKPVLHGVGWPGDVKKIALKIDKLKNLGWKPKMNSKEAIKNTTKALIKELGLP; from the coding sequence ATGAAAGCCCTAGTAACAGGCGGAGCAGGATTCATAGGAAGCCACCTAGTAGATAAACTCTTACAAAGAGGCTACCAGGTAAGAATCATAGACAACCTAAGCAGTGGGAAAATAGAAAACATAAGCCACGTATTAAACAAGGTGGAATTCATGAAAGGGGACTTGAAAATTAAAGACGATGCCCTAAAGGCAGTCGTAAACGTAGACGTAATTTTCCACTTCGCAGCAAACCCAGAAGTCAGGGTGAGCACCACAGACCCAGAAATACACTTCAACGAAAACGTCGTTGCAACCTTCAACCTACTCGAAGCCATGAGAAAGAAAGACGTGAAGAGGCTCGTCTTCGCATCATCAAGCACCGTATACGGAGAACCAGAGGAAATACCCGTAGACGAGAACGCACCAATAAAGCCCGTGTCAGTCTACGGAGCAAGCAAAGCAGCATGCGAAAACCTAATACACGCATACACCAAACTCTACGGAATCAAAGCAATCATTCTAAGATACGCAAACGTCGTAGGACCAAGACTAAGACACGGCATCGTACATGACATGATAATAAAAATCAAACAAAACAACGAAGAACTAGAAGTCCTAGGAGACGGAACACAGATAAGGAGCTACGTATACATAGACGACGCAATAGAAGCCATACTAACAGCCCACGAAAAAACAATCACAGACTTCGAAGTATACAACGTAGCAAACGAAGACTGGATAACCGTAGACGAAGTCGTAAAAACAATCCTAAACACACTAGGCACCGAAAGAAGAATCATACACAAACCAGTACTCCACGGCGTAGGATGGCCAGGAGACGTAAAGAAAATAGCCCTAAAAATAGACAAACTGAAAAACCTAGGCTGGAAACCAAAAATGAACAGCAAAGAAGCCATAAAAAACACAACAAAAGCACTAATCAAAGAACTAGGACTCCCATAA
- a CDS encoding glycosyltransferase family 2 protein: MNRRPRIAVLIPSYRRPHILKLTLPSWIKGYVDYLVVAADSPDDTEINMYRKVLEEARKSQNNVEIIYELYRGRRGSVNARNKLLEIASELDAEYIVMADDDYILPKADSLARMALWLRKLKEVGAVGGRVIMARRRTADPDFFLNTPINIADPLTKITGFIFLNVEKGPRYAEYLTHFYMTRKDIAAKVRYDKLFETPTGYREESDVQEQIKKMGYKLLIDPKTYVIHLGMEEGGDRLTIPESQRFYWKARNHIQFILKHQKHTPQRIWYILTSLTLLTLYRPWHIKHILKGFNNGLKEYQT, translated from the coding sequence ATGAATAGAAGACCTAGGATAGCGGTCTTAATACCCTCATACCGTAGACCCCACATACTGAAATTAACACTACCCAGCTGGATTAAAGGCTATGTGGATTACCTAGTGGTGGCAGCGGACTCCCCCGATGACACAGAGATAAACATGTATAGAAAGGTATTAGAGGAAGCCAGGAAATCACAAAATAACGTCGAAATCATATACGAACTATACAGAGGCAGAAGAGGATCCGTAAACGCCAGGAACAAATTATTAGAGATTGCAAGCGAGTTAGACGCCGAGTACATCGTTATGGCAGACGATGATTACATACTCCCCAAAGCAGATTCCCTAGCACGCATGGCCCTCTGGCTCAGGAAACTCAAAGAGGTAGGGGCAGTGGGCGGCAGAGTCATAATGGCCAGAAGAAGGACGGCAGACCCGGACTTCTTCCTGAACACCCCAATAAACATAGCAGACCCATTAACAAAAATCACAGGCTTCATATTTCTAAACGTTGAAAAAGGACCTAGATACGCAGAATACCTAACACACTTCTACATGACAAGGAAAGACATAGCCGCTAAAGTAAGGTATGATAAACTCTTCGAAACACCAACAGGATACCGCGAAGAAAGCGACGTACAAGAACAAATAAAGAAAATGGGCTACAAACTACTCATAGACCCAAAAACGTACGTCATACACCTCGGAATGGAAGAAGGCGGAGACAGACTAACCATACCAGAATCACAGAGATTCTACTGGAAAGCAAGAAACCACATACAATTCATACTAAAACACCAAAAACACACACCACAACGCATATGGTACATACTCACCTCACTAACACTACTAACACTCTACAGACCATGGCACATCAAACACATACTAAAAGGATTCAACAACGGCCTAAAGGAATATCAAACATGA
- a CDS encoding AAA family ATPase translates to MLVKTIDIKEFRGIRRLTKPLELSRFNVIIGRNNAGKTAILEALYLLTIPFPTLPPPYNTSFKDFVEKLHGSPPSLIYGYFGEARITYELARKVEFEVGPEKWSVDNVEITLDSQGNPKIQLNGKEVPLTTYQEFIKALGHGSERNITALYIPNHTNYYETLTDFVLKEEVLRWIEKQGIHRKVAEDFISKAVYDRFTEVLVRRERLCLRKEVKDSEVKDSTGPLYIDIDSMGEGIKRFVLMYLTTEYLNPKMILWDDVEVAMHPSLLELLIEWLSSSDRQVVLTTHSIDLLYALTSAKTKPEDYRVIILRKTRDDTVEWKAMELDEVEELFESGVDVRKIIDELKL, encoded by the coding sequence ATGCTCGTGAAAACAATCGACATCAAGGAGTTCAGGGGTATAAGAAGACTCACGAAACCCCTGGAACTATCAAGGTTCAACGTAATCATCGGTAGAAACAACGCAGGCAAAACAGCAATCCTAGAAGCACTCTACCTACTAACAATACCCTTCCCCACTCTACCACCACCCTACAATACATCCTTCAAAGACTTCGTAGAGAAACTCCATGGTAGCCCCCCATCCCTAATCTACGGGTACTTTGGAGAGGCACGTATTACCTACGAGTTGGCCCGTAAAGTCGAGTTTGAAGTTGGCCCTGAAAAGTGGAGTGTTGATAATGTCGAAATAACACTTGACAGCCAAGGCAACCCAAAGATCCAACTCAATGGTAAGGAAGTCCCCCTCACAACCTATCAAGAATTCATAAAAGCCCTGGGACACGGCTCTGAAAGAAACATAACAGCCCTTTACATACCAAACCACACCAACTACTACGAAACCCTCACGGATTTCGTGCTCAAAGAGGAGGTTTTAAGATGGATCGAGAAGCAGGGTATACACAGGAAAGTCGCGGAGGACTTCATCTCAAAAGCAGTCTACGACAGATTTACGGAAGTCCTAGTGAGGAGGGAGAGGCTCTGCCTACGAAAAGAGGTTAAGGATTCCGAGGTTAAGGACTCCACAGGCCCACTCTACATAGACATAGACTCCATGGGCGAAGGCATAAAGAGATTCGTACTAATGTACCTAACAACCGAGTACCTAAACCCCAAAATGATCCTGTGGGACGACGTGGAAGTTGCAATGCACCCAAGCCTCCTAGAACTACTAATTGAATGGCTTTCCTCATCAGACAGGCAGGTTGTCCTAACCACCCACAGCATAGACCTACTCTACGCACTAACATCGGCGAAGACCAAACCCGAGGATTACAGAGTCATCATACTAAGGAAGACACGTGACGACACCGTGGAATGGAAGGCCATGGAACTAGACGAGGTAGAGGAGCTATTCGAAAGCGGCGTGGACGTGAGAAAAATCATAGACGAACTAAAGCTATAG
- a CDS encoding HepT-like ribonuclease domain-containing protein → MILKQKLTLTMSYTNILKSLRSKVNSAESLKDPIPRGAIEKHLHLTAEAPINIGMRLYSILKPHRPNTHRDEARILKETNILNPNPQPRTHRPRHLNNKHIPNHLNSTTPTPL, encoded by the coding sequence ATGATCCTGAAACAGAAGCTCACATTGACCATGAGCTACACGAACATACTCAAGAGCCTACGGAGTAAGGTAAACAGTGCTGAATCCTTAAAGGACCCCATACCCAGAGGAGCCATTGAAAAACACCTGCACCTAACAGCAGAAGCACCCATTAACATAGGTATGAGACTATACTCCATACTAAAGCCACACAGACCCAACACCCACCGTGACGAAGCCAGAATACTAAAAGAAACAAACATACTCAACCCCAATCCACAGCCACGCACACATAGGCCCAGACACTTAAACAATAAACACATACCCAACCATTTAAATAGCACCACACCAACACCACTGTAG